One region of Hoeflea sp. 108 genomic DNA includes:
- a CDS encoding MarR family transcriptional regulator yields MAAKSAKTTGTRKKAAAEPHQPNPELQQLIERLPLWKRPGYLIRRLHQVHYALFFEECEGFGITPVQYGLLTILSGNPDSDQISLAQALGIDRTNVADVLSRLAQRGLIERTRSTEDKRMVLARLTAEGEKLVAAMHPAMSRAQDRLLDTLADKEREAFLSTLIKLLEANNKYGRAALATAKFGD; encoded by the coding sequence GTGGCAGCCAAGTCGGCAAAGACGACAGGGACACGGAAAAAGGCGGCGGCCGAGCCGCACCAGCCAAATCCCGAGTTGCAGCAGCTCATCGAAAGGCTGCCATTGTGGAAGCGGCCGGGCTATCTCATCCGCCGGCTGCACCAGGTGCACTACGCCCTGTTTTTCGAGGAATGCGAGGGCTTCGGCATCACCCCGGTGCAATACGGGCTGCTGACCATCCTCTCCGGCAATCCCGATTCTGACCAGATCTCCCTTGCCCAGGCGCTCGGCATCGACCGCACCAATGTCGCCGACGTGCTGTCACGGCTGGCCCAGCGCGGGCTTATCGAGCGCACCCGCAGCACCGAAGACAAGCGCATGGTGCTGGCGCGGCTGACCGCCGAAGGGGAAAAGCTTGTGGCGGCCATGCACCCGGCGATGAGCCGTGCCCAGGACAGGCTGCTCGACACGCTTGCTGACAAGGAACGCGAGGCGTTCCTGTCGACGCTGATCAAGTTGCTCGAGGCCAACAACAAATATGGCCGGGCGGCCCTTGCCACCGCCAAGTTCGGCGACTGA
- a CDS encoding class I SAM-dependent methyltransferase, whose amino-acid sequence MSISSDARFWDRTSRKYARSAVADQDGYQRTLDRTRALLGATDRVLELGCGTGTTAMLLAADVKRYLATDFSPGMIDIAEEKHRKNPVSGLKFLTAAADSSDLEAGQFDAVLGFNYLHLVRDLSGTLLRIHALLSTDGLFISKTPRLGDMNPLIRLALLPAMRATGLAPHAGAFSTAALVQHISQAGFDVLATEIHSTRGNDFRPFIVALKR is encoded by the coding sequence ATGAGCATTTCGAGCGACGCCCGCTTCTGGGACCGGACCTCGAGGAAATATGCCAGGTCTGCGGTTGCCGATCAGGACGGCTACCAGCGCACCCTGGATCGAACCCGCGCCCTGCTGGGCGCCACCGATCGGGTTCTGGAACTGGGATGCGGTACCGGAACAACGGCGATGCTGCTCGCTGCTGATGTGAAGCGTTACCTCGCCACCGACTTTTCGCCTGGCATGATCGACATCGCCGAGGAAAAGCATCGTAAGAACCCTGTATCGGGCCTCAAGTTCCTTACCGCCGCCGCCGACTCGTCCGATCTGGAGGCGGGCCAGTTCGACGCGGTCCTCGGCTTCAACTATCTCCATCTGGTTCGCGATCTCTCCGGCACTTTGCTGCGCATCCATGCGCTGCTGTCGACCGATGGCCTGTTCATTTCCAAGACGCCCCGCCTTGGCGACATGAACCCGCTGATCCGGCTGGCGCTGTTGCCCGCCATGCGTGCCACCGGGCTTGCGCCGCACGCCGGCGCCTTCAGCACCGCTGCACTTGTTCAGCACATTTCGCAGGCCGGCTTCGACGTTCTCGCCACCGAAATCCACTCGACGAGGGGCAACGACTTCAGGCCCTTCATCGTCGCGCTCAAGCGGTAG
- the maiA gene encoding maleylacetoacetate isomerase, protein MRSLHTFFRSSTSYRLRIALALKGLDYEPRFVSLPRMDHRTPDYMALNPQGLVPALVEDGQVFAQSLAVLEYLDETHPEPPLLPADPVGRAYVRGLAQVIGCDIHPLNNVRVLKYLKSRWTLSDDDTNEWYRHWIEEGFRSFEATLRSAGRHGRYCLGDTITIADICLVPQVANARRFDCDLSAFPLSVEISGSAAALPAFAVAHPSLQGDAF, encoded by the coding sequence ATGCGCTCGCTCCATACCTTCTTCAGGTCGTCGACCTCATACCGGCTGCGCATCGCGCTGGCGCTCAAGGGACTCGACTACGAGCCCCGCTTCGTCAGCCTGCCGAGGATGGACCACCGCACTCCCGACTACATGGCGCTCAACCCGCAAGGCCTGGTGCCGGCGCTGGTCGAGGACGGCCAAGTTTTCGCGCAAAGCCTCGCCGTGCTCGAATATCTCGACGAGACCCATCCCGAGCCGCCGCTTCTGCCCGCCGACCCGGTCGGGCGCGCCTACGTCCGCGGCCTCGCCCAGGTCATCGGCTGCGACATCCACCCGCTCAACAATGTCAGGGTGCTGAAATACCTGAAATCGCGCTGGACGCTCTCCGACGACGACACCAACGAGTGGTACCGGCACTGGATCGAGGAAGGCTTCCGCTCGTTCGAGGCGACGCTCAGGTCGGCCGGCCGCCATGGCCGATACTGCCTGGGCGATACCATCACCATCGCCGACATCTGCCTGGTGCCGCAGGTGGCCAATGCCCGGCGTTTCGACTGCGATCTTTCCGCATTCCCGCTGTCGGTGGAGATCTCAGGTTCTGCCGCAGCCCTGCCGGCCTTCGCGGTAGCCCACCCGAGCCTGCAGGGAGACGCGTTCTAG
- a CDS encoding ABC transporter permease, with product MGGFLLRRIGQGLLVVIGVTLIVFIATRMVGDPVKVMLPLSATDAQRAAFAQQFGLDRPMGEQFVDFVGDLARLDFGESLWQRRPALDVVLERLPNTLMLIGAGLGLAIVLALPLGAIAALRPGGWVDRTTVFVGLFGLSLPQFWFGLILIVFFAVTLRWLPTSGMGGLPYFILPAITLAMPSLARLVMLVRSSMIDELNQQYVRTARAKGLRFPRVVMVHAMRNTLVPFVTLAGWELISALAGYTVVVETVFAWPGLGLTAMQAIQKSDLFLLQAIVFTVAVLIVVINVGLDVIYKLIDPRIRLA from the coding sequence ATGGGTGGTTTTCTGCTCCGCCGCATCGGACAAGGCCTGCTTGTCGTTATCGGTGTGACTCTGATCGTTTTCATCGCCACCCGCATGGTCGGCGACCCGGTAAAGGTCATGTTGCCGCTTTCGGCAACCGACGCGCAGCGCGCGGCCTTCGCACAGCAATTCGGCCTCGACCGGCCGATGGGCGAGCAGTTCGTCGATTTCGTCGGCGATCTCGCGCGGCTCGATTTCGGCGAAAGCTTGTGGCAGCGCCGGCCGGCACTCGATGTCGTGCTCGAACGCCTGCCCAACACGCTGATGCTGATCGGCGCCGGCCTCGGCCTGGCGATCGTGCTGGCGCTGCCTTTGGGCGCGATCGCGGCACTAAGGCCCGGCGGATGGGTGGACCGTACCACTGTTTTCGTAGGCTTGTTCGGGTTGTCGCTGCCGCAATTCTGGTTCGGGCTCATCCTCATCGTGTTCTTTGCGGTGACGCTGAGATGGCTGCCGACATCGGGCATGGGCGGCCTGCCCTATTTCATTTTGCCGGCGATCACGCTCGCCATGCCGTCGCTGGCGCGGCTGGTGATGCTGGTGCGCTCGTCGATGATCGACGAGCTGAACCAGCAATATGTGCGCACGGCGCGCGCCAAGGGACTGCGCTTTCCGCGCGTCGTCATGGTGCATGCGATGCGCAACACGCTGGTGCCGTTCGTGACGCTGGCAGGTTGGGAGCTGATCAGTGCGCTGGCCGGCTACACCGTCGTGGTCGAGACCGTGTTCGCCTGGCCCGGCCTCGGGTTGACGGCCATGCAGGCGATCCAGAAGAGCGACCTGTTCCTGCTGCAGGCGATCGTCTTCACGGTGGCGGTGCTGATCGTGGTCATCAATGTCGGCCTCGACGTCATCTACAAACTCATCGATCCCCGGATAAGGTTGGCTTGA
- a CDS encoding flavin-dependent oxidoreductase, with the protein MDVVIIGAGIGGLTLALMLQRAGISFRVYESAQEIRPIGVGISILPHASRELTELGLQDALAEVAVTARESCFFNRFGQLVYKEPVGTFAGYDYPQFQIHRGDLQQILYNALVARAGPGCVVTGWKCVAVEQNNTEAAARFVDSRTGEDRPAQHGAAIVGCDGIHSLVRRKLVPDDGAPIYSGVNMWRGTTWWKPYLTGASYVRAGWLTHGKMVIYPIRNKLDAEGRQLINWVAEIETSDYHQQDWNRRGRLDDFIHAFADWNFDFLDVPGLIRGADAILEYPMVDKNPLTRWSFGRITLLGDAAHPMYPRGSNGAGQAILDARALADSFAAGGDISGVLKAYEDKRLEATAAVVRTNRTTPPDVILKEVYERTGDRPFVRLEDVISQEELATLSNSYKKVAGYDKATVAERRRA; encoded by the coding sequence ATGGACGTCGTCATCATTGGAGCAGGCATTGGCGGGCTGACGCTGGCCTTGATGCTGCAACGGGCCGGCATTTCTTTCCGCGTCTATGAAAGCGCCCAGGAGATCAGGCCGATCGGCGTCGGCATCTCCATCCTGCCGCATGCCAGCCGCGAACTGACCGAACTCGGCCTGCAGGACGCACTGGCCGAAGTTGCGGTTACCGCGCGCGAATCCTGCTTCTTCAACCGCTTCGGCCAGCTCGTCTACAAGGAGCCGGTGGGCACTTTTGCCGGCTACGATTATCCGCAGTTCCAGATACACAGGGGCGACCTGCAGCAGATACTCTATAACGCCCTCGTCGCGCGCGCCGGACCTGGTTGCGTCGTCACCGGCTGGAAATGTGTTGCCGTCGAGCAAAACAACACCGAGGCCGCCGCGCGCTTTGTCGACAGCCGCACCGGTGAGGATCGCCCGGCACAGCATGGCGCGGCCATCGTCGGCTGCGACGGCATCCACTCGCTGGTACGCCGCAAACTGGTGCCTGATGACGGCGCGCCGATCTATTCGGGCGTCAACATGTGGCGCGGCACGACATGGTGGAAACCTTATCTTACGGGCGCGTCCTATGTTCGCGCTGGTTGGCTGACTCACGGCAAGATGGTCATCTACCCGATCCGCAACAAGCTCGATGCCGAGGGCCGCCAGCTTATCAACTGGGTCGCCGAAATCGAGACATCAGACTATCACCAGCAGGACTGGAACCGCCGTGGCCGGCTCGACGATTTCATCCATGCCTTCGCCGACTGGAACTTCGATTTCCTAGACGTGCCCGGCCTCATCCGCGGCGCTGATGCGATCCTCGAATACCCGATGGTCGACAAGAACCCGCTGACGCGCTGGAGTTTTGGCCGCATCACCCTGCTCGGCGACGCGGCGCACCCCATGTATCCGCGCGGCTCCAACGGCGCCGGACAGGCGATCCTCGACGCCCGCGCTTTGGCCGACAGCTTTGCGGCGGGTGGCGACATATCGGGCGTGCTCAAGGCCTATGAGGACAAGCGGCTGGAGGCAACCGCAGCGGTCGTGCGCACCAATCGCACCACCCCGCCCGACGTCATCCTCAAGGAGGTCTATGAGCGCACCGGCGACCGGCCCTTTGTGCGGCTTGAAGATGTCATCAGCCAGGAGGAGCTGGCAACGCTGTCCAACAGCTACAAGAAGGTCGCCGGCTACGACAAGGCGACGGTGGCCGAGCGGCGGCGGGCGTGA
- a CDS encoding bile acid:sodium symporter family protein, with the protein MFARFRPDTFIVLMIACVALASILPAQGSFAVHFGTVTNLAIALLFFLHGARLSRATVIAGMTHWRLHLVVFSSTFVLFPILGLLLGLLVPSVLPAALYAGVLFLCVLPSTVQSSIAFTALAGGNVPAAVCSASASNIIGMFLTPLLVGLLFAKTSGGGVSLSAIEGIMLQLLAPFVLGQLVQPWLAGWLGRHKWLTTAVDRGSILMVIYLAFSKAMVAGLWHQLPAQSLLVLALIAAFLLSTVLGITIFASRLLGFSKADEITVAFCGSHKSLASGVPMANVIFAGQEIGAIVLPLMLYHQLQLMVCAWMARRYAERSAAERASTAEKMGADQVEPA; encoded by the coding sequence TTGTTCGCACGCTTTCGTCCAGATACCTTCATCGTGCTCATGATCGCCTGTGTGGCGCTGGCTTCGATTCTACCGGCGCAGGGTAGCTTCGCCGTCCATTTCGGCACCGTGACCAATCTCGCCATTGCGCTGCTGTTCTTCCTGCACGGGGCGCGGCTGTCGCGCGCAACCGTGATTGCCGGCATGACCCATTGGCGGTTGCACCTCGTGGTTTTCTCCTCGACCTTCGTGCTGTTCCCGATCCTCGGGCTCTTGCTTGGGCTACTGGTGCCGAGCGTGCTGCCGGCGGCACTTTATGCCGGCGTGCTGTTCCTGTGCGTTCTGCCGTCGACGGTGCAGTCGTCCATCGCCTTTACAGCGCTTGCCGGCGGCAACGTGCCAGCTGCCGTTTGCTCTGCCTCTGCCTCAAACATCATCGGCATGTTCCTGACGCCGCTCTTGGTCGGGCTGCTGTTTGCCAAGACGTCGGGAGGTGGTGTGTCGCTGTCGGCGATCGAAGGCATCATGCTGCAGCTTTTGGCGCCGTTCGTACTCGGCCAGCTCGTCCAGCCCTGGCTCGCCGGCTGGCTCGGCAGGCACAAATGGCTGACGACGGCAGTCGACCGCGGCTCAATCCTGATGGTGATCTATCTCGCCTTCTCCAAGGCGATGGTCGCCGGCCTCTGGCACCAGCTGCCGGCCCAGTCGCTGCTGGTGCTGGCGCTGATCGCGGCGTTCCTTCTGTCGACGGTTCTGGGGATCACCATATTCGCCTCCCGCCTGCTCGGCTTCTCCAAAGCAGACGAGATCACCGTCGCCTTCTGCGGCTCGCACAAGAGCCTGGCCTCTGGCGTGCCGATGGCCAACGTCATCTTCGCCGGCCAGGAAATCGGCGCCATCGTCCTGCCGCTGATGCTCTACCACCAGCTGCAGCTGATGGTCTGCGCCTGGATGGCCAGGCGATATGCCGAGCGGAGCGCCGCGGAAAGAGCGTCGACGGCAGAGAAGATGGGAGCCGACCAGGTCGAGCCCGCCTGA
- a CDS encoding LysR substrate-binding domain-containing protein, with product MFDPVLLQTFVAVAGSRSFTGAAVHLRLGQSTVSQHIRRLEVSTGRRLLVRDTHSVMLTPDGEAMLGFARSILDANERARSYLQGARLSGRIRFGASEDFVTTRLADVLHKFTERHPSVELELTVALSSTLFDLLDEGSLDLVIAKRRVGLSQQREARSGVAVRTERLVWAARDPSVVEPGKPLPLILFSRPGITRIAAMEALDRKGIPWRIVCTSGSLSGLQAAARAGLGVMVQPRSMVSAGLMVLPTTPQLPQLEEVEFILTSAASEPAGVVAALAKEILDRNARQEFELPFREAV from the coding sequence ATGTTCGATCCGGTGCTCCTCCAGACATTCGTAGCCGTTGCCGGTTCGCGCAGTTTCACCGGTGCTGCGGTGCATCTGCGCCTCGGCCAGTCGACGGTCAGCCAGCACATCAGGCGCCTCGAGGTCAGCACCGGGCGCCGGCTGCTGGTGCGCGATACCCATTCGGTGATGCTGACGCCCGACGGCGAGGCGATGCTCGGTTTTGCCCGCTCGATCCTCGACGCCAACGAGCGCGCCCGCAGCTATCTGCAGGGCGCCCGGCTCAGCGGCCGCATCCGCTTCGGCGCGTCGGAGGACTTTGTCACCACCCGGCTCGCCGACGTGCTGCACAAGTTCACCGAGCGGCACCCTTCCGTCGAGCTGGAGCTGACGGTGGCGCTGTCGAGCACGCTGTTCGACCTGCTTGACGAGGGCTCGCTCGACCTCGTCATCGCCAAGCGCCGGGTCGGGCTCAGCCAGCAACGCGAGGCGCGCAGCGGCGTTGCCGTCCGCACCGAGCGGCTGGTCTGGGCGGCGCGCGATCCCTCCGTGGTCGAGCCCGGAAAACCCCTGCCGCTCATCCTGTTCTCGCGCCCCGGCATCACCCGCATCGCCGCCATGGAGGCGCTCGACCGCAAGGGCATTCCCTGGCGCATCGTCTGCACCAGCGGCAGCCTGAGCGGCCTGCAGGCGGCGGCCCGCGCGGGCCTCGGCGTCATGGTCCAGCCACGCAGCATGGTCTCGGCGGGGCTGATGGTGCTGCCGACGACACCACAGCTGCCGCAGCTCGAAGAGGTCGAGTTCATCCTCACCAGTGCGGCCAGCGAGCCCGCGGGCGTGGTGGCAGCGCTCGCCAAGGAGATCCTCGACCGCAACGCCCGCCAGGAATTCGAACTGCCGTTCCGCGAGGCGGTCTAG
- a CDS encoding ABC transporter ATP-binding protein, with translation MNVSANSTGMPLLEVEKLKVEFDTRRGLVHGLRGVTLSIGRGETLGVVGESGSGKSVTAQAVMGLIDMPGRIASGDIRWKGRSLLGTDGERFARDIRGKEVAMVFQDPMTSLNPVLKVGTQIGEVLERHLAMTRTQARNRAEELLAAVGISAPRRRLDQYPHEFSGGMRQRVMIAMAIACEPELLIADEPTTALDVTIQAQILELLAELQQSLGLSVVLITHDLGVVAGLCHRVAVMYAGQIIETGLAEDVFERPAHPYTQGLLRSTPRLDEVSERLVSIEGTPPNLVTPPEGCSFQQRCPLSGEACRKAPQLEHIRPNAEAACWQPSVPAWATPLMSPSFP, from the coding sequence ATGAACGTCAGCGCCAACAGCACGGGCATGCCGCTGCTCGAGGTCGAGAAGCTCAAGGTCGAGTTCGACACCCGGCGCGGCTTGGTGCACGGCCTGCGCGGCGTGACCTTATCCATCGGCCGCGGCGAGACGCTAGGCGTGGTCGGCGAATCCGGCTCGGGCAAGAGCGTGACGGCACAGGCGGTGATGGGGCTGATCGACATGCCCGGCCGCATCGCCTCCGGTGACATCAGGTGGAAGGGACGCTCGCTGCTCGGCACCGATGGCGAGCGCTTCGCCCGCGATATCAGGGGCAAGGAAGTGGCAATGGTCTTCCAGGACCCGATGACCTCGCTGAACCCGGTGCTGAAGGTCGGCACGCAGATCGGCGAGGTGCTGGAACGGCATCTTGCCATGACGCGCACCCAGGCGCGCAACCGCGCCGAGGAGCTGCTTGCGGCCGTCGGCATCAGCGCGCCGCGGCGACGGCTTGACCAGTATCCGCACGAATTCTCGGGTGGCATGCGCCAGCGCGTGATGATCGCCATGGCGATTGCCTGCGAGCCCGAGCTTTTGATCGCCGACGAACCGACGACAGCACTCGACGTCACCATCCAGGCGCAGATTCTCGAACTGCTCGCCGAACTGCAGCAGTCGCTCGGCCTTTCGGTGGTGCTGATCACCCACGATCTCGGCGTCGTCGCCGGGCTCTGTCACCGGGTTGCGGTGATGTATGCCGGCCAGATCATCGAGACCGGCCTTGCAGAGGACGTGTTCGAGCGCCCGGCGCATCCCTACACGCAAGGGCTCCTGCGCTCGACGCCGCGGCTCGACGAGGTGTCGGAGCGGCTGGTCTCGATAGAGGGAACGCCGCCCAATCTGGTGACACCGCCCGAGGGCTGCTCGTTCCAGCAGCGCTGTCCGCTGTCGGGCGAGGCCTGCCGCAAGGCGCCGCAGCTCGAACATATCCGCCCGAATGCGGAAGCCGCCTGCTGGCAGCCTTCGGTGCCGGCCTGGGCGACGCCGCTGATGTCGCCGTCCTTCCCCTGA
- a CDS encoding ABC transporter permease, translated as MTTPVVTAKTSRRGPSLWAKLDEFGRELWPDKLGTLGFAVIVALLLMAIFAPLIAPYDPAAQSVVSRLKPPAWLPKGSWDHILGTDHLGRDVLSRVIYGARASLLVGVVVVLSAGTFGVVLGLWAGFKGGRADSIIMRIVDVQVAFPGLLLILLVISVIGPSMTTMIIVLAITNWMVYARVVRGIVLSVRQTPYVEAAEMIGCKTSRVVFRHILPNLISPLLTLGILEFTNIVLAEAALSFLGLGVQPPATSWGLDVANGRDYIFVAWWLITFPGLSIAVTVLAVNLFASWVRVTTDPQEREKRFAYQRVKLAARQARRAPKMQNPEAKSQGGRS; from the coding sequence GTGACGACGCCGGTCGTGACCGCCAAGACCTCAAGGCGCGGCCCGTCCCTCTGGGCAAAGCTCGACGAGTTCGGCCGCGAGCTCTGGCCTGACAAGCTCGGCACGCTCGGTTTCGCCGTCATCGTGGCACTTCTGCTGATGGCGATCTTCGCTCCGCTGATTGCGCCCTACGATCCGGCAGCGCAGTCGGTCGTCTCAAGGCTCAAGCCGCCGGCCTGGCTGCCAAAGGGCAGCTGGGACCACATCCTGGGCACCGACCATCTCGGCCGCGACGTGCTTTCGCGCGTCATCTACGGCGCCCGCGCCTCGCTTTTGGTCGGCGTTGTCGTGGTGCTGTCGGCGGGAACCTTCGGCGTGGTGCTCGGCCTGTGGGCCGGCTTCAAGGGCGGTCGCGCCGACTCCATCATCATGCGCATCGTCGACGTGCAGGTAGCCTTCCCGGGCCTGCTTTTGATCCTGCTGGTGATCTCGGTCATCGGCCCGAGCATGACGACGATGATCATCGTGCTCGCGATCACCAACTGGATGGTCTATGCCCGCGTCGTGCGGGGCATCGTGCTTTCGGTGCGCCAGACGCCTTATGTCGAGGCTGCCGAAATGATCGGCTGCAAGACATCCAGGGTGGTGTTCCGCCACATCTTGCCCAATCTGATCTCGCCGCTTTTGACGCTCGGCATCCTCGAATTCACCAACATCGTGCTGGCGGAAGCAGCGCTCTCCTTCCTCGGGCTCGGCGTACAGCCGCCGGCGACGAGCTGGGGCCTGGATGTCGCCAACGGCCGCGACTACATCTTCGTCGCCTGGTGGCTGATCACCTTCCCCGGCCTGTCGATCGCCGTCACCGTGCTCGCCGTCAACCTCTTTGCCAGCTGGGTGCGCGTCACCACCGACCCGCAGGAACGCGAGAAGCGCTTCGCTTACCAGCGCGTCAAGCTGGCCGCCCGGCAGGCCCGCCGCGCCCCGAAGATGCAAAACCCCGAAGCCAAGAGCCAGGGAGGCCGCTCATGA
- a CDS encoding cold-shock protein has translation MATGTVKFFNSTKGFGFIQPDTGEQDVFVHISAVERAGLRTIVEGQKLSFDVVRDNRTGKNAAENIQAA, from the coding sequence ATGGCAACTGGAACCGTGAAGTTCTTTAACTCCACCAAGGGGTTCGGCTTCATTCAGCCCGACACCGGCGAACAGGATGTGTTCGTTCACATCTCGGCCGTTGAGCGTGCGGGTCTGCGCACGATCGTTGAAGGCCAGAAGCTCAGCTTCGACGTCGTTCGCGACAACAGGACCGGCAAGAACGCAGCAGAGAACATCCAGGCTGCATAA
- a CDS encoding oligopeptide/dipeptide ABC transporter ATP-binding protein — MLNPVPAQPPAPPLLSVQGLDVTYETGAQGFWGRPKAFKALEDISFDLRPGETLGLVGESGSGKTTTGRAVLRRIRASSGKIVFQGKDITNTKGEALRKLRRNMQLVFQDPYSSLNPRMRVIDLVAEPLLVHGLVRHVDEARDRITELLRVVGLPADAHDRFPHAFSGGQRQRIGIARALALQPEFIVADEPVSALDVSVRAQVVNLMQDLQRELGLSYLFIAHDLSVVRHISHRVAILYAGRMVEIADRDDLYDHPIHPYTEALLSAVPVPDPRTQRQRKRIVYGGEIPDLVNPPPGCRFSTRCPLASDQCRKEAPKLSERSPGHLVACWNR; from the coding sequence ATGCTCAACCCCGTGCCAGCCCAGCCGCCAGCACCGCCGCTGCTCAGCGTGCAGGGGCTCGACGTAACCTACGAAACCGGCGCGCAAGGCTTCTGGGGGCGGCCCAAGGCGTTCAAGGCGCTGGAAGACATCTCCTTCGACCTCAGGCCCGGCGAGACGCTCGGGCTGGTCGGCGAATCCGGCTCCGGCAAGACCACCACCGGCCGCGCCGTGCTGCGCCGCATCAGGGCGTCGTCTGGCAAGATCGTCTTCCAGGGCAAGGACATCACCAACACCAAGGGTGAGGCGCTGCGAAAGCTCCGCCGCAACATGCAGCTGGTGTTCCAGGATCCGTATTCCAGCCTGAATCCGCGCATGCGGGTGATCGACCTCGTCGCCGAACCGCTGCTGGTGCACGGGCTGGTGCGCCATGTCGACGAGGCGCGCGACCGCATCACCGAACTGCTGCGCGTCGTCGGCCTGCCGGCAGATGCGCATGACCGCTTTCCGCACGCTTTTTCCGGGGGGCAGCGTCAGCGCATCGGCATCGCCCGGGCGCTGGCGTTGCAGCCCGAGTTCATCGTTGCCGACGAGCCGGTGTCGGCGCTCGACGTGTCGGTGCGGGCGCAGGTGGTAAACCTGATGCAGGACCTGCAGCGGGAGTTGGGCCTGAGCTACCTGTTCATCGCCCACGATCTCTCCGTCGTTCGCCACATCTCGCATCGGGTGGCGATCCTCTATGCCGGGCGCATGGTCGAGATCGCCGACCGGGACGATCTCTACGATCATCCTATCCATCCCTATACCGAGGCGCTTCTGTCGGCAGTGCCGGTGCCCGATCCGCGCACCCAGCGCCAGCGCAAGCGCATCGTCTATGGCGGCGAGATTCCCGACCTGGTCAACCCGCCGCCCGGCTGCCGCTTCTCGACGCGCTGCCCGTTGGCGTCGGACCAGTGCCGCAAGGAAGCGCCCAAGCTGTCGGAGCGCTCGCCCGGCCATCTCGTCGCCTGCTGGAACCGGTAG
- a CDS encoding GNAT family N-acetyltransferase: MTQKHSELRLFAATDFAEYLSWYADPELNDQLGPMDHEWLDFVLTDQDGRQFSYLEDGRLSAVIGVAPDPDKDVWVVTDLAVNPALRRHGIGRRAIAAVTGCDEFRSRPRWLAYVMSDNPAAHRFFTAQDWQCVAEPEGEDGMYSFRRDLADGAPEETPSTG, encoded by the coding sequence ATGACGCAAAAGCACAGCGAACTCAGGCTCTTTGCAGCGACGGATTTCGCCGAATACCTGTCGTGGTATGCGGACCCCGAGCTCAACGACCAGCTCGGGCCGATGGACCACGAGTGGCTGGACTTCGTCCTGACCGACCAGGACGGCCGCCAGTTCAGCTATCTCGAGGACGGTCGCCTGTCGGCCGTCATCGGCGTCGCACCCGATCCGGACAAGGATGTGTGGGTGGTCACCGACCTCGCCGTCAATCCGGCGCTGCGCCGGCACGGCATCGGAAGGCGGGCGATCGCGGCTGTGACCGGCTGCGACGAGTTCCGCTCGCGCCCGCGCTGGCTCGCCTATGTGATGAGCGACAACCCTGCCGCCCATCGCTTCTTCACCGCCCAAGACTGGCAATGCGTTGCCGAACCTGAAGGGGAGGACGGCATGTACAGCTTTCGGCGAGACCTTGCCGACGGCGCCCCCGAGGAGACGCCATCAACCGGATAG
- a CDS encoding SDR family oxidoreductase, with translation MNTVLITGCSSGYGLETARHFLAKGWNVVATMRTPRANILPASDRLHLVALDVTSAESIATALEAAGPIDVLVNNAGIGVVGAFEATPMSHIRKVFDTNTFGVMAMTQAVIPQFRARRSGVIVNVTSSVTLAPMPLAAAYTASKQAILGFTGSLAHELAHFGIRTKLVEPGYAPTTAFAANTEVSVEDLIPAAYAEFAAPIFAEFAKPALVTRESDVADAVWRAATDLTGQLRFPAGADAVALANAA, from the coding sequence ATGAACACCGTCCTCATCACCGGCTGCTCGTCGGGTTACGGCCTCGAAACGGCGCGCCACTTCCTCGCCAAGGGCTGGAACGTCGTCGCCACAATGCGCACGCCGCGTGCCAATATCCTGCCTGCTTCCGATCGCCTGCACCTCGTCGCGCTCGACGTGACCAGCGCTGAAAGCATTGCAACGGCGCTCGAGGCTGCCGGCCCGATCGATGTGCTGGTCAACAATGCCGGCATCGGCGTCGTCGGCGCTTTCGAGGCGACGCCGATGTCCCACATCCGCAAGGTGTTCGACACCAACACCTTTGGCGTCATGGCCATGACCCAGGCCGTCATCCCGCAGTTCCGCGCCCGCCGATCAGGCGTGATCGTCAACGTGACGTCGAGCGTGACGCTGGCTCCGATGCCGCTCGCGGCCGCGTATACTGCCAGCAAGCAGGCCATCCTTGGCTTCACCGGATCGCTGGCCCACGAACTCGCCCATTTTGGCATTCGCACCAAGCTGGTCGAACCGGGATATGCGCCGACGACCGCCTTCGCCGCCAACACCGAGGTCAGCGTCGAGGACCTGATCCCAGCCGCTTATGCCGAATTCGCTGCGCCGATCTTCGCTGAGTTTGCCAAGCCGGCGCTGGTGACGAGGGAGAGCGACGTGGCCGACGCCGTCTGGCGCGCCGCCACCGACCTGACCGGGCAGCTGCGCTTCCCGGCAGGGGCAGATGCGGTCGCCCTGGCAAACGCGGCCTGA